A genomic window from Gammaproteobacteria bacterium includes:
- the soxX gene encoding sulfur oxidation c-type cytochrome SoxX: MRRPAKHLSLTASAATLFGSVTLAAIALTAQGVAAAPNQDDIIEKGREVAFDRSKGNCLACHAIEGGTLPGNIGPPLIAMKARFPDKAKLKAQIGDATKANPNTIMPPFAKYGIVSDDELDAITEFIYTL, from the coding sequence ATGCGGAGACCCGCCAAACACCTGTCCCTGACTGCATCTGCGGCCACGCTTTTCGGTAGTGTCACGCTTGCCGCTATCGCCCTGACCGCGCAGGGCGTCGCGGCAGCGCCAAACCAGGATGACATCATCGAGAAGGGTCGCGAGGTGGCTTTCGACAGAAGCAAAGGCAACTGCCTTGCCTGCCACGCTATCGAAGGAGGCACGCTTCCAGGCAATATCGGTCCGCCGCTCATTGCCATGAAGGCGAGATTTCCTGACAAGGCCAAGCTCAAGGCTCAGATCGGGGATGCCACCAAGGCCAACCCGAACACGATCATGCCCCCTTTCGCTAAGTACGGGATCGTCAGCGACGATGAACTCGATGCCATCACCGAGTTCATCTATACACTTTAA
- the soxY gene encoding thiosulfate oxidation carrier protein SoxY: MNETRRVFLKGSLAAGAVGVAVGAGLLTPRSILAAWPQSAFEAKSVDAALSAAVGSDKTEASSDITVKAPDIAENGAVVPITVSTGMAGASMIALIAEQNATPLTSTFELGEGTEAFISTRIKMGKTSNVLAIVKADGKLYSAKKEVKVTIGGCGG; this comes from the coding sequence ATGAATGAGACACGCAGAGTATTCCTTAAGGGAAGCCTGGCTGCCGGAGCGGTTGGCGTTGCAGTCGGAGCCGGTTTGCTGACCCCGCGCTCGATACTGGCGGCATGGCCGCAGTCCGCTTTCGAAGCCAAGTCCGTCGATGCCGCGCTTTCGGCCGCCGTCGGCAGCGACAAAACCGAAGCTTCAAGCGACATCACCGTCAAGGCCCCCGACATCGCAGAGAACGGTGCGGTGGTCCCGATCACCGTGAGCACCGGCATGGCCGGCGCATCGATGATCGCGTTGATCGCCGAACAGAATGCAACCCCGCTGACTTCGACCTTTGAACTCGGTGAGGGGACAGAGGCATTCATCTCCACCCGCATCAAAATGGGCAAGACCTCCAACGTGCTTGCGATCGTCAAGGCCGATGGAAAGCTGTACAGCGCGAAGAAGGAAGTCAAGGTCACCATCGGTGGTTGCGGCGGCTAG
- the soxZ gene encoding thiosulfate oxidation carrier complex protein SoxZ — MANSIKVRAKEDGGVVTVKALISHPMETGLRKDKKTGKPIPAHFIQEVDVDSNGKRQLTAYWGGSISKNPYLSFKYAGKKGDKLTVSWTDNKGEKDSDEASVS; from the coding sequence ATGGCAAATTCAATCAAGGTTCGCGCCAAAGAGGACGGCGGTGTCGTTACCGTCAAGGCGCTGATCAGCCATCCCATGGAAACCGGCTTGCGCAAGGACAAGAAGACCGGGAAGCCGATTCCGGCACATTTCATCCAGGAAGTCGACGTGGACTCGAACGGCAAGCGACAGCTGACTGCCTACTGGGGTGGCAGCATATCTAAAAATCCCTACCTGTCATTCAAGTATGCAGGCAAAAAAGGGGACAAACTCACGGTGTCCTGGACCGACAACAAAGGGGAAAAGGACAGCGACGAGGCATCGGTAAGTTAG